The genome window GTGCCGTCAGTGGAGTGTTGTTCGGGTATTGCCTGTTCTTTCCTTTCGAGAAGATCTACTTCTTCGGTGTGATACCGATGTGGTCGATCGTATTTGCGGTCGGCTATGTCGCCCTCTCTGTATATGCCATCAATCGTCGAATGGAGGGAGGATCTGTGGGTGGTATCGCGCACGAGGCGCATCTGGGGGGCGCGCTCGGTGGCCTCCTGCTCACGATCATTCTCGAGCCGCGTGCAGTACAGGTATTCCTGAATAATCTCGGATTGTAGTTAATCCGTTATTGTGCGAGTCGGGATGGCTTCCTTTTCGCGGTATTAAGCTACATATTGTAATTAATACCGTTATTGCATTTGCGCCTCGTTCCTCGCGCACTGTATATTCTGGCACCTCATGCGTGCCTTGAGAGCTGCCGGACTTACGCGACCCGGCATGCTTCAGAGCTCAGTCGCATCGCTAGTGGGCACTTGGAAGGCCCGGCCAGAACGGCCGGGCCTTTCTTTTTTGCCCCGATGCAGGCGCCAGTTTTCCACACTGTGCAGAAGAAGTGTGCATAGTTTGTGGATCAATTCCGATTGACACCGGCAGGGCCTCAGCATATCATTGTCCCCGTGCCTAACGGCACTGTTCCTTGACGCGACTGAGTCTCTGGGCTGCATGAGGTCAGCCAGTAAGAATCGAAAGGTTCGACGGTACCTGTGAGGTGCACTGTCGGCGAAAGAGGACCGGCGCTTCGGCGTTGGAAAGTTCGCCGGCCCGTGAAACAAGAGCCATGCGAAGGGATCGAGGCTTCGGCTTCGTTTACCATACCGCGGGCTCGCCTGAGTGGATCGGTAGCTGGATTCCCTCGTGCGCAACGATGCGGTGCGACGGAGGTCAAACTCCGCCATGTCGTTGAGGATGCGCACGGATGGGACCGGATCGGCAGCACCTGCGTCGGTATGTCGACTAGCCGCAAGGTGAATCGGCTTTCCGAGGTGTTCCGCAAACTGGTTGTAAAGTGCGATCGCGGCTCCTGGTTCGAAAGAATCAGATGTCCGATTGTATTGTGGTTTTCGTCGCCGGCCGGCTTCATCGTCGGTATGTGACGAGAAAGTCTGAGGTTGTTCTGGTGTCCGTTGCGTAATGCGAATTGCGCGGATGGAGCCGCCACGAGTTGACCGAACGACACGGCCGTCCACGTGGCTGTCTGTACGACCCGCTGTCATCGGCACGTTGGGTAACGGCAGGCGGAAGGCGAGGCGGGCGGCAATAATGCAAAGACCGAACCTGGATCCTCCGGCCGAAAGGTCGTGGAACAGACCGGCAAGGATCAATCTTTGTCAGGCAACAACGATCGACACACTGTGTGCCCATGCGGTGTGATGAAAACCCTGTTCTTCGGGAGAGGGTCTCCGATCGCTGGTCACGTTAATAGCGTGATCGCAGAGATGGGCCTCCAATAACTAGACCCGCGAGATCGTGCAAGCGGTCGAACGGTTCAGTTGGAGGCCGTCGCGTCTAAGGGATATCAAAAAAGGCTGCCCATTGGGTGGCTTTTTTTGTTTGTACCCTGCACTCTCAGCCCGCCAGATACTGCTGGAATTCCCGCCATTTCCGGAACGCGAACACGTTCGCAGCCAGTCCGACGGGTACCTCCCTCTCCGTAAACCAGGCAGCCCTCCAGCCCGCCGCAAGTGCGCCTTCGACGTCAGACCGCAAGGAGTCTCCAACATACAAGATCGAATCGCCCCGCTCGCCCGCAGCCTGTTCGGCATGGAGAAACAGCCGGCGGTCCGGTTTGAGATGCCCGACCTCCTCGCTGATGATCACAGCCCTCGACACCTCTCGGATCATGGGGAATCGATCCAGCTTGGCGTGCTGCGTGCTCGCGAATCCGTTCGTGATGATTCCCACCGGGTACCGGTCAGCGACCCATTCAAATAGCGAGAGTGCGCCATCGACAGGTCGCCAGTGATCTGCATATCGATTCATGTAGAACGAGTCGAGCTCAGTCCACGTTGCCGCGGTGGCAAAGGTGTCTGCGATATGCTCAAACCTCTTGCGGCGAAGTTCGTCCTTGGTGATACGACGTGCTGCATAGTCTGCCCACAGGTCCCGGTTTCGATCGTGGTACGCGTGCTGCAGTTGTTCGATGATCGGCGAGTCGTTCCCAAGGCCGAGAAGTTCAAGCGCCACGTCACGCAACGCTTCGCGCTCCGCAGCACTGTGATCAAGGAGGGTGTCGTCGAGATCGAAGTACACAAACCGCGGAGGCGACGCGGCAAGGTCCGCACGGTCAGATTTGCTTCTCATAGAGAGCATACTCTTTGTCCCTGACGCCGCCGATCGCCTCGAGGTTATTGATGAGTCGCTGGTTGCTATCAAGAACCCAGCTCATCTCTGCCGAATCGTAACCTCGTTTCTGACCATTCTCGATCGAATTGGCAATCAGAAGAGAGTCAATCCCGCGCCCCTGATACTTGAGCCTGACACCCATCAGGAGCATGCGGATCGAGGAGATGGACCCCATTTTGGAATGAGCGAGCAGCCGCAGAAGGCCCGTGGGAAACAGCCGACCATCCTTGACGTGCCGGAGCGCCTGGTTCATGTCCGGCAAACTGATGGCGAATCCGATCGGCTCGCCGTCGTCCTCTACGATCAATATGAGATCGGGATCGAGGACCTGCTTCATCTCTTTCGCCACCTTGGCGAACTCGCGATCCGTCATCGGTACGTGGCCCCAGTTTTTTGACCACGCCTCGTTGTAAATGTCCAGGATCGTGGCCGCCTCCTGATCGAATCGACTCATGTCGATCGATCTGAGCCGGAGACCGGGTTGCCTCTTGAGCACGATATCCCGCCCGCGCCAGAGCTTGTCGAATGCGGCATATTTCTCGTGAACGAAAAACGCCCACATCGTCATGGCGCGCTCAAAGCTGCTGCGGCTCAAGAAGTCGGCGTAGTACGGCTTGTTGTAGGGCATCATGACGGCGGGTCGCCGATCAAATCCACTGACAAGCAGCCCCGCCACGTCATTAAGCGAAGGATTGGCAGGCCCCCGCATGGCCTTCAGGCCCTGGTCACGGAGCCAGCTGCCGGCCGTCTGGAAAAGCTTATCCGCGACTGCATGGTCTTCAACGGATTCGAAGAACCCGAAGAAGCCGACTCCGTCGTCGTACTTCTTGAGATGCATCCCGTTCACGATCGCGGCGATCCGGCCCAGTATCTTTCCATCTCCGTCCTCGGCAAGGAAGGCCTGCAGTTTTCCATGATCGAAGAACGGATTCTTCCCGTGATCCAGAGTGTGTTTGACGTCGAGTCTCAGCGGTGGTATCCAGCATCGATCGCCTCGGTAATGATCGTACTGGAAGGAAATGAAACGGCGAAGATCTGCTTTCGACTGAACAGGCTTGATCGTCACGATGTCACTCTGGGCTAATGTGCGCTGAGGGGACCACCCGACAGGCGGGGCGACTCGACGCCGGACTCAACGAACGTTCACGAGCCCGCGTCGGCCATGCCATTGTGGCCAATCACGTGCAGCTCTTTTCCGACTCGCTCGAACGCATCGAGGATGAAATCCAATTCCTCGTCCGAGTGCGTGGCCATGTATGATGTTCTCATCAGGCTCTGTCCGCGGGGGACTGCCGGCGGAACGACTGCGTTGACGAACACGCCCTCTTCGATCAGTCGGTTCCAGAATCTGAATGAGGTATTCATGTCTCCGATCACTACGGGGATAATCGGAGCCTGGCTCGTCCAGACGTTAAAACCAGCAGAGCGGAATCCATCGC of Rhodothermales bacterium contains these proteins:
- a CDS encoding GNAT family N-acetyltransferase → MVTIKPVQSKADLRRFISFQYDHYRGDRCWIPPLRLDVKHTLDHGKNPFFDHGKLQAFLAEDGDGKILGRIAAIVNGMHLKKYDDGVGFFGFFESVEDHAVADKLFQTAGSWLRDQGLKAMRGPANPSLNDVAGLLVSGFDRRPAVMMPYNKPYYADFLSRSSFERAMTMWAFFVHEKYAAFDKLWRGRDIVLKRQPGLRLRSIDMSRFDQEAATILDIYNEAWSKNWGHVPMTDREFAKVAKEMKQVLDPDLILIVEDDGEPIGFAISLPDMNQALRHVKDGRLFPTGLLRLLAHSKMGSISSIRMLLMGVRLKYQGRGIDSLLIANSIENGQKRGYDSAEMSWVLDSNQRLINNLEAIGGVRDKEYALYEKQI
- a CDS encoding HAD-IA family hydrolase → MRSKSDRADLAASPPRFVYFDLDDTLLDHSAAEREALRDVALELLGLGNDSPIIEQLQHAYHDRNRDLWADYAARRITKDELRRKRFEHIADTFATAATWTELDSFYMNRYADHWRPVDGALSLFEWVADRYPVGIITNGFASTQHAKLDRFPMIREVSRAVIISEEVGHLKPDRRLFLHAEQAAGERGDSILYVGDSLRSDVEGALAAGWRAAWFTEREVPVGLAANVFAFRKWREFQQYLAG